Proteins from a genomic interval of Colletotrichum higginsianum IMI 349063 chromosome 6, whole genome shotgun sequence:
- a CDS encoding Fatty acid desaturase: protein MGRLVFVIVSHVTVLPLHVQITLSHFAMSTVDLGPQECFPQKMLRTTMDIDCPRWLDFFHGGLQFQVIHHLFPRVPRHNLRRAQKLVQEFCNDVGIPYALYGFVEGNEKVVGALGEVSRQAAIFAKCQREVASCGYNPSVHNH, encoded by the coding sequence ATGGGTCGGTTGGTGTTTGTCATCGTCAGCCATGTCACCGTTCTCCCCCTCCACGTTCAGATCACCCTTTCGCACTTTGCCATGAGTaccgtcgacctcggcccGCAGGAATGCTTTCCCCAGAAAATGCTCCGGACCACGATGGACATCGACTGTCCCAGATGGCTCGACTTTTTCCACGGCGGCTTGCAGTTCCAAGTGATCCATCATCTCTTCCCCCGTGTCCCTCGACACAACCTCCGCCGTGCGCAAAAGTTGGTACAAGAGTTCTGCAATGACGTGGGCATCCCCTATGCCCTGTACGGCTTCGTGGAAGGGAACGAAAAGGTCGTCGGTGCTCTCGGAGAAGTATCAAGGCAGGCTGCCATATTTGCAAAGTGTCAGAGGGAAGTCGCGAGCTGCGGTTATAATCCTTCGGTACATAACCACTGA
- a CDS encoding Fatty acid desaturase, which yields MTAAEYTDWCIQQNLQRDLDAYSSLDPAVQQDIQAKYRLLHERVKDAGLFDCPYSEYGKETCRYSMLFASFLVALNFEWYMTSACFLGLFWHQNMFTARDAGHGAITHNFTFDTIIGLAEYDPDIQNLPFFSTCPSFCKSLLSTYYENFVIVWDAAAEFLVQCQRWTYYPLMAIARFNLYLLSWLHVISSRSTSLGNSKAW from the exons ATGACTGCCGCCGAGTACACTGACTGGTGCATCCAGCAGAACCTACAGAGGGATCTGGACGCCTACTCGTCTCTTGATCCTGCCGTTCAGCAAGACATTCAGGCCAAGTACCGCTTGCTGCACGAGCGCGTCAAGGATGCCGGCCTCTTCGATTGTCCCTATTCGGAGTATGGCAAGGAGACATGCAGGTACTCGATGCTTTTCGCGAGCTTTCTCGTCGCCCTGAATTTCGAATGGTACATGACCTCGGCTTGTTTTTTGGGCCTCTTTTGG CATCAGAACATGTTCACGGCCCGCGACGCAGGGCACGGAGCCATCACTCACAACTTCACGTTCGACACAATTATCGGCCTCGCG GAATACGACCCAGACATCCAGAAccttcccttcttctcgacaTGCCCTTCTTTCTGCAAGTCCCTCCTTTCTACCTACTATGAAAACTTTGTTATTGTTTGGGATGCTGCTGCCGAGTTCCTGGTCCAGTGCCAGCGTTGGACCTACTACCCTCTGATGGCTATTGCCCGCTTCAACCTATATCTCCTCTCCTGGCTTCACGTCATCTCCAGTAGATCAACGTCCTTAGGCAACAGCAAAGCCTGGTGA
- a CDS encoding Fatty acid desaturase, translating into MALVSSHSEDHLPAMGKMNENTLPVLSRRDIEALIAQGRKLFILDDFVIKADAWIPYHPGGEKSILHLVGRDATDEVTALVSRLSPLPLHSIEAKQRMSRYRIGIIRGRWENFIPPIQGGTFRAPSDDGQFSYHDSDTASSVASSHRSSVPDSDSSDGHGPARRNSRPTANASSSSSTSSIPSTRADDAMAHPDFVTKQKVLLDLETYPALDHATQDSIVAAYRRLDYRMRAQGLYDCNYWAYSVEASRYCMLFAAMLLFLHWGCYVASAVCMGAFWHQMSFAAHDAGHIGITHRFHTDSVLGIFIADFMGGLSLGWWKKSHNIHHIVTNSPEHDPDVEYLPFLAVSHRFLAGLRSTYYNRMMHYDAVAQFCVKFQKYSYYPLLALGRFNL; encoded by the exons atggcgCTCGTTTCGTCTCATTCTGAAGACCATCTGCCGGCCATGGGCAAAATGAACGAGAATACACTCCCCGTCTTATCCAGGAGGGACATTGAGGCGCTGATTGCCCAGGGCCGCAAGCTGttcatcctcgacgacttcGTCATCAAAGCAGACGCGTGGATTCCCTATCACCCGGGCGGCGAAAAGTCGATCCTGCACTTGGTCGGCCGAGATGCCACGGACGAGGTCACGGCGTTGGTCTCCCGATTGTCCCCTCTCCC TCTTCACTCGATCGAGGCAAAACAACGTATGAGCCGCTACCGCATCGGGATCATTCGAGGCAGATGGGAGAACTTCATCCCGCCCATTCAAGGTGGCACGTTTCGCGCTCCCTCTGACGACGGCCAATTCTCCTATCACGATTCCGACACCGCCTCTTCTGTCGCCTCTTCGCACCGCTCGAGTGTCCCTGATAGTGACAGTTCTGATGGCCACGGCCCCGCGCGCCGAAATAGCCGACCCACTGCCAATGCTTCCAGTTCATCCTCTACATCGTCCATCCCTTCCACTCGTGCGGACGATGCCATGGCACACCCCGATTTCGTCACCAAGCAAAAGGTATTactcgacctcgagacgTACCCTGCCTTGGATCACGCCACCCAGGACTCCATCGTGGCCGCTTACCGCCGCCTCGACTACCGTATGAGAGCCCAGGGTCTGTATGACTGCAACTACTGGGCGTATTCCGTCGAAGCCTCCCGCTACTGTAtgctcttcgccgccatgCTGCTTTTCCTGCATTGGGGCTGTTACGTGGCCAGCGCAGTCTGCATGGGGGCTTTCTGGCATCAGATGTCGTTCGCCGCCCACGACGCAGGCCACATAGGAATTACGCACCGCTTCCACACCGACAGCGTCCTCGGTATCTTCATCGCCGACTTCATGGGCGGTTTGTCGCTCGGCTGGTGGAAAAAGAGTCACAACATCCATCATATCGTCACCAACTCACCCGAGCACGACCCGGATGTCGAGTACCTACCCTTCCTGGCCGTTTCGCATCGGTTCTTGGCTGGCCTGCGCTCTACATACTACAACCGTATGATGCACTATGATGCTGTGGCGCAATTCTGCGTCAAGTTCCAGAAATACTCATACTACCCTCTGCTGGCCCTTGGGCGCTTCAACCtgtaa
- a CDS encoding Cytochrome p450 52a11 — MAPIGDVGLSFLIDFRNAVTNDETLKFWNDTFMRLCKSYESPYTAEATVAGQRIVITADQENVKAILGTQFNDFGKGKKFRDDWVDMLGHSIFNSDGQAWHEARARLRPVFHQERISDLDCFERHVQNLLPLLDTDGQPVEIKDLFLRFTLDVSADFTLGVGLDTLKRPLNRFAESFKRLQHWKIQRERSKPFKFLVPRSQYQADLDYIESFMDPIIMETVNQIKAEEAGETPHKENSSFNLLRALAKISTNRRFLRNELITALFAGRDNTAMAFTWMLYELARHPDVVRDLRQAIDAQIGLNSKPGYETLKDMKILSNIINETLRLDPPVPLNTRACLKLN, encoded by the exons ATGGCTCCCATTGG TGATGTAGGCCTGTCATTCCTTATTGATTTCCGCAACGCCGTGACCAACGATGAGACTCTCAAATTTTGGAACGACACCTTTATGCGTTTATGTAAGAGTTATGAGAGTCCTTACACGGCGGAGGCTACAGTTGCAGGCCAACGAATTGTCATCACGGCAGATCAAGAGAACGTAAAGGCAATACTCGGAACACAATTCAATGATTTcggaaagggaaagaagTTCAGAGATGACTGGGTTGACATGCTCGGGCACA GCATCTTTAATTCAGATGGTCAGGCCTGGCATGAAGCTCGAGCACGACTCCGGCCAGTCTTTCATCAAGAGCGCATCAGTGACCTGGATTGTTTCGAACGCCATGTGCAAAATCTGCTACCATTACTGGATACGGATGGTCAACCAGTGGAGATAAAAGATTTATTTCTTAGGTTTACTTTGGATGTCTCAGCCGACTTTACGCTCGGCGTAGGCCTAGACACACTAAAGAGGCCTTTGAACAGGTTTGCAGAGAGCTTCAAACGGCTCCAACATTGGAAAATACAGAGGGAGAGATCGAAACCTTTCAAGTTTCTCGTACCGAGAAGCCAGTATCAGGCAGATCTGGACTACATTGAATCCTTCATGGATCCGATCATCATGGAAACCGTTAACCAAATCaaagcagaagaagctggagaaACGCCGCACAAGGAAAATTCCAGCTTCAACTTGCTTCGCGCGCTTGCCAAGATCTCCACCAACCGGCGCTTCCTCCGCAACGAACTAATTACCGCATTGTTTGCTGGCCGAGATAACACAGCCATGGCATTCACATGGATGCTCTACGAGTTGGCGCGACACCCGGATGTTGTCAGGGATCTGCGTCAGGCAATCGACGCCCAAATCGGTCTCAACAGCAAACCTGGATACGAAACTCTGAAGGACATGAAAATCCTGTCCAATATCATTAACGAAACACTTCGCCTCGATCCTCCAGTGCCCCTCAACACTCGCGCTTGTCTAAAGTTGAATTAA
- a CDS encoding cytochrome P450 produces the protein MLTYEFSDSLTETRYLVRIIVAGVVILLFSGALQAALLPSSPQLPKSIPVFGVEPGQWLFPRTRARWRNTLALKSTLASTYKSHKHTNAILSVLGLGDLLFLPIQETQWLADQPNSTVNAHELFADFLETDHTIPGSKLAHDSLHVHLVSTKLTRVTGNLIPVMHDETRCSVDELWGLDSDEWKEIDAMTTVQHMIAQVVGRVFFGAPLCRNKRLQDLSLAFTQDVSLSAMLLRLTWRPLRPVMAPILTISNRIHLAQFYGILKTELARRLSLYDLRQKDHEPNLEEPDDFLQWSIQQAKMLDDPQHSQPYALARRLMIVNFSSIHTSSLVIMNALGDITKNPEHIDELRQEVTEVLAHHGNCWSKSAVADMIKLDSAMRESQRLNNGNFITVVHKVVQPDGITTSTGFHLPYGTILGVPGYGVHHDGDIYPNPNDYRPFRFSEIRITQTIPVNEEGDGQSEKSSGRTRHRWVTTSPEYTTFGHGRYACPGRFFASTELKILLAYLIFNYDTQALAPQPQNLWRVASQVAGLKPRFRVRRRKRE, from the coding sequence ATGCTTACGTACGAGTTTTCAGATAGTCTTACTGAGACTCGGTATCTAGTTCGTATCATTGTTGCGGGTGTTGTCATTCTTCTCTTCTCAGGCGCACTCCAAGCAGCTTTATTACCTTCATCCCCACAGCTCCCCAAAAGTATTCCAGTCTTTGGAGTTGAACCAGGACAATGGCTTTTCCCCAGAACACGCGCCCGCTGGCGCAACACTTTGGCGCTGAAGTCCACTCTTGCGTCCACGTACAAATCCCACAAGCATACTAATGCGATCTTATCTGTACTTGGCCTGGGTGATCTCCTGTTTTTACCCATTCAAGAAACACAATGGCTTGCCGACCAGCCTAATTCAACCGTCAACGCCCACGAACTCTTTGCAGACTTCTTAGAGACAGACCACACCATTCCCGGATCCAAGCTTGCACACGACAGTCTACATGTGCATCTGGTGTCGACAAAACTGACGCGGGTGACGGGGAATTTGATCCCAGTCATGCATGATGAAACTCGGTGCAGCGTTGACGAGCTATGGGGGCTGGACAGTGACGAATGGAAGGAGATTGACGCGATGACGACGGTACAGCACATGATTGCCCAAGTTGTTGGTCGCGTCTTTTTCGGAGCTCCCCTATGCCGAAACAAAAGACTGCAGGATTTAAGCCTTGCGTTCACCCAGGATGTCTCGCTGTCTGCCATGTTGCTCCGGCTAACCTGGAGGCCACTGCGACCAGTCATGGCCCCAATCCTGACGATCTCGAATAGGATCCACCTGGCACAGTTCTATGGGATTCTCAAGACAGAGCTGGCCCGTCGGTTGTCTCTTTACGACTTACGCCAAAAGGACCACGAACCAAATCTTGAAGAGCCCGACGACTTTCTTCAATGGTCCATTCAACAAGCCAAGATGCTGGATGATCCGCAGCATTCCCAACCCTACGCACTCGCTCGTCGCCTGATGATAGTCAATTTCTCCAGCATCCACACCAGCTCACTCGTTATTATGAACGCTCTTGGTGATATCACCAAGAACCCGGAGCACATTGACGAGCTTCGGCAGGAGGTCACCGAAGTCCTCGCACACCACGGCAATTGTTGGAGTAAAAGTGCCGTTGCCGATATGATTAAATTGGATTCGGCTATGCGTGAGTCTCAACGACTGAACAACGGCAACTTCATCACCGTCGTCCATAAAGTTGTCCAACCAGACGGCATCACCACTTCCACAGGTTTTCATCTTCCTTATGGCACTATTCTGGGCGTTCCTGGCTACGGCGTGCACCACGACGGGGACATCTATCCCAATCCGAACGACTATCGTCCATTTCGATTCAGTGAGATAAGGATAACGCAGACCATACCGGTTAACGAGGAAGGTGATGGTCAGTCGGAGAAGTCTTCAGGAAGAACTAGGCATAGATGGGTTACAACCAGTCCGGAGTATACGACATTCGGCCACGGTCGATATGCGTGCCCGGGCCGTTTCTTTGCTTCGACGGAGCTCAAAATTCTGTTGGCATACTTGATCTTCAACTATGACACCCAGGCGTTGGCCCCACAGCCACAGAATTTATGGCGAGTGGCATCGCAGGTTGCGGGGTTGAAACCTCGCTTCCGAGTTCGTCGAAGGAAGCGCGAGTGA